One window of Ziziphus jujuba cultivar Dongzao chromosome 5, ASM3175591v1 genomic DNA carries:
- the LOC107416026 gene encoding histone-lysine N-methyltransferase ATXR7 isoform X4: protein MVCFQGRSSTMVSSAVLVQDCHHKRLKISNSENKELDSQASIGCCHDVAVAVAVASSLFPTIEECSCHGCVQSGFVSSSSCCGFDEKVGSNPELEMSCQSNGNSSDIQQSCHTGGGGTFQDKGYSRYEAPAIVSGWMYVNECGQMCGPYIQEQLYEGLSTGFLPDELPVYPVLNGTVINSVPLKYFKQFPDHVATGFAYLSMGVSSSSIHSNSFVPCHADLSAHPQGGFDKDVISVSVYQGLQSVSNLPVNYDSNASTQRILNSKKPQLTTSYPSQSSEESCWLYEDDEGRKHGPHSLLELYSWHQYGYIRDSLMIYHVDNKCTPFTLLSIVNSWKTGRCETIPTSDAKNKYSGSFPSFISEISEGVSSQLHIGIMKAARRVVLDEIISNIIAEFVTVRKTQRQIKLESLNQAVKTFSFDGRVSEFDGKSKNCSAASCEVATSHYVADVICTNGNTRQSLANNKSVGSIENFWGSYAAVCKILYDYCMEVVWNSVFYDPVAEHASAWRKQKLWSGYPLFRKPVSVCNTYFKKVENLPLKALSPWNESSACDDGCPTSFKPLEMEPDYYAQPSTMTSSMQVVFKSSDKMSSSCTDHMDEYMKCMVKFIENELHFSAEVALTGDVEHFIEEEVQKLVKSSGDGKLLKDNIPCNSNYGLLETCDELTDSNEICLEMMLSEVSSLPSQTAKPSHQPISENQVFQLFSTVFKELHSHVNLAVDPETNEPPPPGFEDNTRAPVPSCLGKLRLSRSDECIPKIGEYVVTAICRQRLHEDVLREWKLLFFDCYLNQFLISWHTSKKHSNLGGHKEGASDAKKEDSGDASFLDNRKEEPKCCPSSSSAKLPLLIDKYTYYRKKKLSRRRLGASVDTGLWNHLADKSKKQRVSGDLPETAEVEPPAVTSENVGLKKRHTENFVKRTSLQPVSKLKSSLPGDHSAAKNTSRKATKVSHGVRSSKIKESAVKRSTVQVSMFSGNCVGVEKVANGYDHDVQIQGKSSNKASKLKRKQLTDGVPLPQSKKVLKVANGAVKQAACKQQTAVRKTKYCKSKTLNPCPRSDGCARASINGWEWHRWSQNASPAERALIRGIKYVNADCLGADVNTPQWSNNKGLSARTNRAKLRNLLAAAEGADLLKATQLKARKKHLRFQRSKIHDWGLVALEPIEAEDFVIEYVGELIRPRFSDFTDI, encoded by the exons atggtttGTTTTCAAGGGCGTTCTTCTACCATGGTTTCCTCGGCAGTCCTTGTTCAGGATTGCCACCACAAGAGGCTGAAAATTTCTAATTCTGAAAACAAAGAGCTAGATTCGCAAGCATCTATAGGCTGCTGTCATGATGTTGCTGTGGCTGTGGCTGTGGCCTCATCTTTGTTTCCCACGATAGAAGAGTGCTCTTGCCACGG GTGCGTGCAAAGTGGTTTTGTTTCTTCATCATCTTGCTGTGGTTTTGATGAAAAAGTTGGGTCAAATCCCGAGCTGGAGATGAGCTGCCAGTCAAATGGCAATAGCAGTGATATTCAACAGTCGTGTCACACTGGAGGGGGAGGGACCTTCCAGGATAAGGGTTACTCCAGGTATGAAGCACCTGCTATTGTGAGTGGATGGATGTATGTAAATGAATGTGGCCAAATGTGCGGTCCTTACATTCAGGAGCAGCTATATGAGGGTTTATCTACTGGTTTCTTGCCAGATGAGCTTCCTGTATATCCTGTGTTGAACGGGACAGTAATAAACTCCGTACCATTGAAGTATTTCAAGCAGTTTCCTGACCATGTAGCCACTGGGTTTGCATATCTAAGTATGGGTGTCTCAAGTTCAAGCATTCATTCAAATTCTTTCGTGCCTTGCCATGCTGATTTGTCTGCACATCCACAAGGTGGATTTGATAAGGATGTTATTTCTGTTAGTGTTTATCAAGGTTTGCAGTCTGTTTCCAATTTACCAGTCAACTATGACAGTAATGCGTCCACTCAGCGGATATTGAATTCTAAAAAACCTCAGTTAACTACATCGTATCCATCACAG TCAAGTGAAGAATCTTGTTGGTTGTATGAGGATGATGAAGGAAGGAAACATGGGCCACATTCTCTTTTAGAATTATATTCTTGGCATCAGTATGGTTATATTCGGGATTCACTTATG ATATATCATGTTGACAATAAGTGTACACCCTTCACATTGCTATCCATTGTAAATTCATGGAAAACTGGTAGATGTGAAACTATTCCCACGTCGGATGCCAAAAACAAGTACTCTGGCTCTTTCCCGAGCTTCATATCTGAAATTTCTGAGGGAGTTTCTTCCCAACTTCATATAGGAATTATGAAAGCAGCTCGAAGAGTTGTATTAGATGAGATCATAAGCAATATTATTGCAGAATTCGTTACTGTGAGAAAAACTCAGAGACAGATCAAGCTGGAATCACTAAATCAAGCTGTGAAAACTTTCTCATTTGATGGCAGAGTG TCTGAATTTGATGGGAAGAGCAAGAATTGTTCTGCTGCTTCATGTGAGGTTGCTACCTCTCATTATGTTGCTGACGTGATATGTACTAATGGAAATACCAGACAGTCTTTGGCGAACAATAAATCTGTTGGAAGCATCGAGAACTTCTGGGGTTCATATGCAGCTGTTtgtaaaatactttatgattattgCATGGAAGTTGTGTGGAATTCTGTTTTTTATGATCCTGTAGCAGAGCATGCCTCTGCCTGGAGAAAGCAAAAACTTTGGTCTGGTTATCCATTATTTAGGAAACCTGTCAGTGTATGCAACACTTATTTCAAGAAGGTTGAAAATTTACCTCTTAAAGCT TTGTCGCCCTGGAACGAGTCCTCTGCTTGTGATGATGGTTGTCCCACTAGTTTTAAACCGTTGGAAATGGAACCAGATTATTATGCTCAGCCATCTACTATGACCTCATCTATGCAAGTTGTATTCAAGTCATCCGATAAGATGAGCTCCTCATGCACCGATCATATGGATGAGTACATGAAATGCATGGTAAAGTTTATAGAAAATGAGCTCCACTTCTCCGCAGAGGTAGCTTTGACCGGGGATGTTGAACATTTCATTGAGGAGGAAGTGCAGAAGTTAGTCAAGTCTTCTGGAGATGGAAAATTACTTAAG gACAATATTCCTTGTAACAGCAATTATGGATTGCTAGAGACTTGTGATGAATTAACTGACTCAAATGAAATATGCTTAGAGATGATGTTATCTGAAGTATCTTCACTTCCTTCACAAACAGCAAAACCTTCTCATCAACCTATATCTGAAAACCAGGTGTTTCAGTTGTTCTCAACTGTGTTTAAGGAACTACATTCACATGTTAATCTGGCTGTTGATCCAGAAACCAATGAACCTCCACCCCCTGGTTTTGAAGACAATACCAGAGCTCCTGTTCCTTCATGTCTAGGCAAACTCCGCCTCTCCAGGTCTGATGAATGTATTCCTAAAATTGGGGAATATGTGGTCACAGCAATATGCCGGCAAAGATTGCATGAGGATGTTCTTAGAGAAtggaaattgttattttttgatTGTTATCTTAATCAATTTCTCATATCATGGCATACTTCAAAGAAACATAGTAATCTTGGTGGTCACAAG GAAGGAGCATCTGATGCAAAAAAGGAAGATTCAGGAGATGCTTCTTTTCTAGACAACCGTAAAGAAGAACCAAAATGTTGTCCCAGTTCAAGCTCTGCAAAACTTCCACTTTTGATTGATAAATATACTTATTATCGCAAAAAGAAGTTGTCTCGGAGAAGGTTAGGAGCCTCAGTTGACACTGGGTTATGGAATCATTTAGCAGACAAGTCAAAAAAACAACGTGTTTCTGGAGATTTACCTGAGACTGCAGAAGTTGAACCTCCAGCTGTGACTTCTGAAAATGTTGGGCTAAAAAAACGCCACACTGAAAATTTTGTTAAGCGTACATCTTTGCAACCTGTTAGTAAACTTAAAAGTAGTTTGCCTGGGGATCATTCAGCAGCCAAGAATACAAGTAGGAAAGCAACCAAAGTTTCTCATGGAGTTCGAA GTAGCAAGATCAAAGAAAGTGCTGTTAAACGTAGCACAGTGCAGGTTTCAATGTTCTCTGGAAATTGTGTTGGTGTTGAGAAAGTGGCCAATGGCTATGACCATGATGTTCAAATTCAGGGAAAGAGTT CAAATAAGGCATCAAAGCTTAAAAGGAAGCAGCTAACAGATGGTGTGCCGTTGCCACAATccaaaaaggttttaaaagtaGCAAATGGTGCTGTGAAACAGGCAGCATGTAAACAGCAGACTGCAGTAAGAAAGACAAAGTACTGTAAATCCAAGACATTAAACCCATGCCCTAGATCAGATGGGTGTGCTCGTGCATCAATTAATGGGTGGGAGTGGCATAGATGGTCACAAAATGCAAGTCCTGCTGAGAGAGCCCTTATTAGGGGAATTAAATACGTCAATGCTGATTGTTTAGGTGCCGATGTTAATACCCCACAGTGGTCAAACAACAAGGGTCTCTCTGCAAGAACAAATAGAGCAAAACTTCGTAATCTTCTTGCTGCTGCAGAGGGTGCTGACCTTTTGAAAGCTACTCAATTGAAG GCAAGGAAAAAACATTTACGTTTCCAGCGGAGCAAGATACATGACTGGGGTCTTGTTGCCCTGGAGCCAATTGAAGCAGAGGACTTCGTTATAGAATATGTTGGAGAACTAATCCGTCCTCGG TTTTCTGATTTCACAGATATCTGA
- the LOC107416026 gene encoding histone-lysine N-methyltransferase ATXR7 isoform X1 — protein MVCFQGRSSTMVSSAVLVQDCHHKRLKISNSENKELDSQASIGCCHDVAVAVAVASSLFPTIEECSCHGCVQSGFVSSSSCCGFDEKVGSNPELEMSCQSNGNSSDIQQSCHTGGGGTFQDKGYSRYEAPAIVSGWMYVNECGQMCGPYIQEQLYEGLSTGFLPDELPVYPVLNGTVINSVPLKYFKQFPDHVATGFAYLSMGVSSSSIHSNSFVPCHADLSAHPQGGFDKDVISVSVYQGLQSVSNLPVNYDSNASTQRILNSKKPQLTTSYPSQSSEESCWLYEDDEGRKHGPHSLLELYSWHQYGYIRDSLMIYHVDNKCTPFTLLSIVNSWKTGRCETIPTSDAKNKYSGSFPSFISEISEGVSSQLHIGIMKAARRVVLDEIISNIIAEFVTVRKTQRQIKLESLNQAVKTFSFDGRVSEFDGKSKNCSAASCEVATSHYVADVICTNGNTRQSLANNKSVGSIENFWGSYAAVCKILYDYCMEVVWNSVFYDPVAEHASAWRKQKLWSGYPLFRKPVSVCNTYFKKVENLPLKALSPWNESSACDDGCPTSFKPLEMEPDYYAQPSTMTSSMQVVFKSSDKMSSSCTDHMDEYMKCMVKFIENELHFSAEVALTGDVEHFIEEEVQKLVKSSGDGKLLKDNIPCNSNYGLLETCDELTDSNEICLEMMLSEVSSLPSQTAKPSHQPISENQVFQLFSTVFKELHSHVNLAVDPETNEPPPPGFEDNTRAPVPSCLGKLRLSRSDECIPKIGEYVVTAICRQRLHEDVLREWKLLFFDCYLNQFLISWHTSKKHSNLGGHKEGASDAKKEDSGDASFLDNRKEEPKCCPSSSSAKLPLLIDKYTYYRKKKLSRRRLGASVDTGLWNHLADKSKKQRVSGDLPETAEVEPPAVTSENVGLKKRHTENFVKRTSLQPVSKLKSSLPGDHSAAKNTSRKATKVSHGVRSSKIKESAVKRSTVQVSMFSGNCVGVEKVANGYDHDVQIQGKSSNKASKLKRKQLTDGVPLPQSKKVLKVANGAVKQAACKQQTAVRKTKYCKSKTLNPCPRSDGCARASINGWEWHRWSQNASPAERALIRGIKYVNADCLGADVNTPQWSNNKGLSARTNRAKLRNLLAAAEGADLLKATQLKARKKHLRFQRSKIHDWGLVALEPIEAEDFVIEYVGELIRPRISDIRERHYEKMGIGSSYLFRLDDGYVVDATKRGGIARFINHSCEPNCYTKVISVEGQKKIFIYAKRHIAAGEEITYNYKFPLEEKKIPCNCGSKKCRGSLN, from the exons atggtttGTTTTCAAGGGCGTTCTTCTACCATGGTTTCCTCGGCAGTCCTTGTTCAGGATTGCCACCACAAGAGGCTGAAAATTTCTAATTCTGAAAACAAAGAGCTAGATTCGCAAGCATCTATAGGCTGCTGTCATGATGTTGCTGTGGCTGTGGCTGTGGCCTCATCTTTGTTTCCCACGATAGAAGAGTGCTCTTGCCACGG GTGCGTGCAAAGTGGTTTTGTTTCTTCATCATCTTGCTGTGGTTTTGATGAAAAAGTTGGGTCAAATCCCGAGCTGGAGATGAGCTGCCAGTCAAATGGCAATAGCAGTGATATTCAACAGTCGTGTCACACTGGAGGGGGAGGGACCTTCCAGGATAAGGGTTACTCCAGGTATGAAGCACCTGCTATTGTGAGTGGATGGATGTATGTAAATGAATGTGGCCAAATGTGCGGTCCTTACATTCAGGAGCAGCTATATGAGGGTTTATCTACTGGTTTCTTGCCAGATGAGCTTCCTGTATATCCTGTGTTGAACGGGACAGTAATAAACTCCGTACCATTGAAGTATTTCAAGCAGTTTCCTGACCATGTAGCCACTGGGTTTGCATATCTAAGTATGGGTGTCTCAAGTTCAAGCATTCATTCAAATTCTTTCGTGCCTTGCCATGCTGATTTGTCTGCACATCCACAAGGTGGATTTGATAAGGATGTTATTTCTGTTAGTGTTTATCAAGGTTTGCAGTCTGTTTCCAATTTACCAGTCAACTATGACAGTAATGCGTCCACTCAGCGGATATTGAATTCTAAAAAACCTCAGTTAACTACATCGTATCCATCACAG TCAAGTGAAGAATCTTGTTGGTTGTATGAGGATGATGAAGGAAGGAAACATGGGCCACATTCTCTTTTAGAATTATATTCTTGGCATCAGTATGGTTATATTCGGGATTCACTTATG ATATATCATGTTGACAATAAGTGTACACCCTTCACATTGCTATCCATTGTAAATTCATGGAAAACTGGTAGATGTGAAACTATTCCCACGTCGGATGCCAAAAACAAGTACTCTGGCTCTTTCCCGAGCTTCATATCTGAAATTTCTGAGGGAGTTTCTTCCCAACTTCATATAGGAATTATGAAAGCAGCTCGAAGAGTTGTATTAGATGAGATCATAAGCAATATTATTGCAGAATTCGTTACTGTGAGAAAAACTCAGAGACAGATCAAGCTGGAATCACTAAATCAAGCTGTGAAAACTTTCTCATTTGATGGCAGAGTG TCTGAATTTGATGGGAAGAGCAAGAATTGTTCTGCTGCTTCATGTGAGGTTGCTACCTCTCATTATGTTGCTGACGTGATATGTACTAATGGAAATACCAGACAGTCTTTGGCGAACAATAAATCTGTTGGAAGCATCGAGAACTTCTGGGGTTCATATGCAGCTGTTtgtaaaatactttatgattattgCATGGAAGTTGTGTGGAATTCTGTTTTTTATGATCCTGTAGCAGAGCATGCCTCTGCCTGGAGAAAGCAAAAACTTTGGTCTGGTTATCCATTATTTAGGAAACCTGTCAGTGTATGCAACACTTATTTCAAGAAGGTTGAAAATTTACCTCTTAAAGCT TTGTCGCCCTGGAACGAGTCCTCTGCTTGTGATGATGGTTGTCCCACTAGTTTTAAACCGTTGGAAATGGAACCAGATTATTATGCTCAGCCATCTACTATGACCTCATCTATGCAAGTTGTATTCAAGTCATCCGATAAGATGAGCTCCTCATGCACCGATCATATGGATGAGTACATGAAATGCATGGTAAAGTTTATAGAAAATGAGCTCCACTTCTCCGCAGAGGTAGCTTTGACCGGGGATGTTGAACATTTCATTGAGGAGGAAGTGCAGAAGTTAGTCAAGTCTTCTGGAGATGGAAAATTACTTAAG gACAATATTCCTTGTAACAGCAATTATGGATTGCTAGAGACTTGTGATGAATTAACTGACTCAAATGAAATATGCTTAGAGATGATGTTATCTGAAGTATCTTCACTTCCTTCACAAACAGCAAAACCTTCTCATCAACCTATATCTGAAAACCAGGTGTTTCAGTTGTTCTCAACTGTGTTTAAGGAACTACATTCACATGTTAATCTGGCTGTTGATCCAGAAACCAATGAACCTCCACCCCCTGGTTTTGAAGACAATACCAGAGCTCCTGTTCCTTCATGTCTAGGCAAACTCCGCCTCTCCAGGTCTGATGAATGTATTCCTAAAATTGGGGAATATGTGGTCACAGCAATATGCCGGCAAAGATTGCATGAGGATGTTCTTAGAGAAtggaaattgttattttttgatTGTTATCTTAATCAATTTCTCATATCATGGCATACTTCAAAGAAACATAGTAATCTTGGTGGTCACAAG GAAGGAGCATCTGATGCAAAAAAGGAAGATTCAGGAGATGCTTCTTTTCTAGACAACCGTAAAGAAGAACCAAAATGTTGTCCCAGTTCAAGCTCTGCAAAACTTCCACTTTTGATTGATAAATATACTTATTATCGCAAAAAGAAGTTGTCTCGGAGAAGGTTAGGAGCCTCAGTTGACACTGGGTTATGGAATCATTTAGCAGACAAGTCAAAAAAACAACGTGTTTCTGGAGATTTACCTGAGACTGCAGAAGTTGAACCTCCAGCTGTGACTTCTGAAAATGTTGGGCTAAAAAAACGCCACACTGAAAATTTTGTTAAGCGTACATCTTTGCAACCTGTTAGTAAACTTAAAAGTAGTTTGCCTGGGGATCATTCAGCAGCCAAGAATACAAGTAGGAAAGCAACCAAAGTTTCTCATGGAGTTCGAA GTAGCAAGATCAAAGAAAGTGCTGTTAAACGTAGCACAGTGCAGGTTTCAATGTTCTCTGGAAATTGTGTTGGTGTTGAGAAAGTGGCCAATGGCTATGACCATGATGTTCAAATTCAGGGAAAGAGTT CAAATAAGGCATCAAAGCTTAAAAGGAAGCAGCTAACAGATGGTGTGCCGTTGCCACAATccaaaaaggttttaaaagtaGCAAATGGTGCTGTGAAACAGGCAGCATGTAAACAGCAGACTGCAGTAAGAAAGACAAAGTACTGTAAATCCAAGACATTAAACCCATGCCCTAGATCAGATGGGTGTGCTCGTGCATCAATTAATGGGTGGGAGTGGCATAGATGGTCACAAAATGCAAGTCCTGCTGAGAGAGCCCTTATTAGGGGAATTAAATACGTCAATGCTGATTGTTTAGGTGCCGATGTTAATACCCCACAGTGGTCAAACAACAAGGGTCTCTCTGCAAGAACAAATAGAGCAAAACTTCGTAATCTTCTTGCTGCTGCAGAGGGTGCTGACCTTTTGAAAGCTACTCAATTGAAG GCAAGGAAAAAACATTTACGTTTCCAGCGGAGCAAGATACATGACTGGGGTCTTGTTGCCCTGGAGCCAATTGAAGCAGAGGACTTCGTTATAGAATATGTTGGAGAACTAATCCGTCCTCGG ATATCTGACATACGTGAACGTCACTATGAGAAGATGGGAATTGGAAGCAGTTATCTTTTTAGGCTTGATGATGGTTATGTG GTTGATGCTACAAAGCGTGGTGGAATTGCCAGATTCATAAACCATTCTTGTGAG cccaACTGTTACACCAAAGTTATAAGTGTTGAGGGTCAAAAGAAGATTTTCATCTATGCAAAACGACACATAGCAGCTGGTGAAGAAATTACTTATAATTACAAGTTTCCTCTGGAGGAGAAAAAGATTCCCTGCAACTGTGGCTCTAAAAA GTGCCGTGGATCATTGAATTAG